atagttctAATTTGTATGTTTCACTTAAATACTGTTGGATAGCATTAAATAGATGTATCACGTTTGTAGGTAATTGAACTTAATACGGCAACAGGTGGAGGTGGTAGATAATCTCAGCaacaaatttgtattattggCAAAAGAGATGGAAGACATCGGAGAAAAAGTGTCAAAAACTGTTCCGACAAACCGTTCTTTGTTAACATGTACGAGCGCGGCTTCGTTGTTCTTAACTCGACTAAAGTCTCGACGCTCATCGCCTAAGCAAGATGACAACGAGCTCGAGAATGGTCAAGTTCAATACGACTCGCCCTCTTCATCCGACAGTCCAATAAGTCTTATACCTTccatagaaaattatttcatcgtCAGTGAACGTACTTCTTCCGAATTCGACCGCACTTCCCTGCGCATCAACGAAGATTTCATCAAAAATGTTCTCATGGCACACAGGATACGTATAGGCTGCAAGTCTCAAGTGTGGGAAAATCTGGAATTAGGAATTTGCGAAACGGACGAAACAAATGTAGTCTACGCGGACAGTGAAACCAACATCTTATTGCTACAAGCGAGTTTTATGGGTCGTACGAATCTCATTCATCGTTTGTGCAATTGCGGAGCTAATGTCAATTACACTGAGCCCAAGTATGGTCTCACCCCGTTGCACTTGTGTGCGTTTCGGAATTGCATAGACGGGGTCAAGTACTTGATAGAACGAGGTGCGAGTATTGATACCAATTCTAAACATACGGCGTTTCATTACGCCGCTTTTGGTGATGCTTTCGATGTTGCTCAGTATTTCTTGCAACTCAGCTTCAGTCAATTATCTCCGTACGACGCTGAAGAGACGGTGTTGCACGTGGCTGCGCGAACCAACGCTGTGCGCGTACTTACTCTACTGGCGCCGAACAATAAGGAGCTCGATCGTTTAGATCAGGATGGATTCGCCGCTATTCATCACGTGGCCGACGGCGGAGACAAAGTTTGCTTAGACATACTTCTGAAAGCTGGTTGCCAAGTGGACTTACTTAACGGAAAGAACGACACCTCTTTACATTTGGCCGCGGAGGCCGGTTGCGCGGATAACTTGGCTCTCTTAGTCGAGGCGAACGCTAATCTTCAACTAAAGAATCACCGGGGACATACGGCCTTGCATTTAGCTGCCCGTTCGCATTCCCTGGAGTGCGTGGAAATTTTACTGAAAGGTCGCGCGGATCCCAACGTAGAAGATGACGAAGGTCGGACGCCTCTACATCTGGCTTTGGGCAAGTCTCTGATGACCGACGATATTACCGAGCTCTTGCTGAAATGGCGGGCGGACGTGAATAAAGCTGACAAATACGGTTACACTCCGCTACACATCGCTGCCTCGAACGAGTTGTCGCAATGCGTCAATCTGCTGATAAAATACGAGGCAGATCTTACCGCCCGGACTATTGGTGGTAACAGTGCCCTGTCCATCGTTCTGCGTAAGACTCCGATGTCTTTGGATGTGTTCGAGCGTAAACTGAACACATCCTTGACTCTGAATCGACAGGGATTTATTGCGGGCGAGCTCGAATTACAGCTGGATTTTCGTCCGTTACTACAGCACCGGCGAAACCGACAGAGTCGTTCGCCCGAGATCGGTTACCTCAACACTTTCGTAAAAGAAGGCTACAAAGAAATCCTGGAGCATCCTCTGTGTCAGTCTTTTCTTCATCTTAAATGGCACAAAATCCGAAAGTACTACGCCGCCAGTTTATTTTTCTACCTGGTGTACATGCTAATCTTTACGAGCTGGGTGATAATCACCCTAGCTCATAATTGTTACAACGAGTCGAAGGGCATTGTGGACATTCCGTCGTTGTGCAAGAACGCGCCCGGAATCTATAGATTTATCTACAAACATCCCACGATACTTGAGATTCAGTGGTACAGCCTAGTGACGCTCACTGTGTTCGAGGCTTTTCGCAAGTTCACCGTCATTCCCAATTACCGATCTGTTAGACAATTCTTCACACAGATAGAAAACTTAGTCGATTGGTGCGTAATACTGAGCGTGTTCATCACTTCTTTTGCGTATACGGAAAGAACGTATATCTGGCAAAGTCACTTGAGCGCTTTTGCCGTGCTCTGCGGTTGGATCAATTTAATGTTGATGATCGGACAACTCCCGATGTTCGGCGCTTACGTCGCTATGTTTACTAGCGTGCAGGCACAAGTATTTAAGCTACTTCTGGTCTATGCCTGCCTACTGATAGGCTTTACAGCGAGCTTCTGCGTGATTTTTCCACACAGCAAGTCGTTCAGCAATCTGTACACGGGCCTTATTAAAGTTCTTGCGATGATGACCGGCGAATTAGGCTTCGAAGATATATTTTTCGCACCCGAGAAGGGTGGTAATGAAGATGTTGGAGAAACTTCCTGGATTCTGCTTCAAGTTTCGACccaatttttctttgtattgtTTCTCCTATTTGTAACAATCGTGCTGATGAATCTGTTGATCGGCATAGCTGTGCACGATATCAAGGGCCTGCAAAAGACGGCGGGTCTCGCAAAACTTGTTCGCCAAACAAAACTGATCCACGATGTGGAAATCATGGATTCGTCGATTTTGTTGGGATTTATGCCGTCGAAACGCTTCAACAAGTGTATGCGGTGGACCGCGCTGTTTCTGCCGTCACCTTTACGAGCCGTTCTGACCGTTCGTCCACTAAATCCCAGAGAGAAGAGATTACCACGTGATGTTCTCTCTGCCGCCTACAAAATAGCTAAGGAAGGAGACGGACAGAACAATTTTGCCGTATCGCGCAGAAAAACTTATAGTCAGGCTTATTACACGAAAGATAGTCTCAGAAGCGACGTAACCGCGAGTCGTTGTCGTGGCGTCGATGAGGATACGCTGCAACACGATTGCAACAAATTTAAAGAGGATATTGCGGAACTCAAGGAACTTTGCGAGAAAAATCACACTCTCCTTCGAGAACTTATAAAAGCGCAggatagtaaaataaataaataaataaatcaatgataagatgttgaaaaaaaatttgttgaggAAAAAATTCACAAccgttcaaaattttaaattcgatTATGGAACAGCGATAAGAGATTCTTAAATCTCTCTTGAGTTCACAGAACGTGGCATTGATACATcgtgaataattaaaatgtcgCAAATCAATCTTCGTTTCCatacgtttttatattttctagcTGTCTAAATCTTGCCTAGACATCATTTCATTTCTGTGATACAAGTGTAATCGTGTCCAATTTCAGCTATATTTAATTCCGTCCATTTccatatatgaattttatataagaagcATTAGGGGcttgcatatttttatacaatacatGCTaccttaaataaaatgtttcattttAACACCATAATTGCATGTGAAATATTTccttagaaaaaaaactatttactttaatcttctaaaaatctaaaatatacatatatgttattttgttCGAACGTTTAGTATGTATTTAGTATCTAAAGTAACATGGAATTCGTGACGCGGATACAAACATACGGATACGTATATTGATGAGACCTTAGAGAAAATAGGACGgttcgtttatatttttttaaacattgtttCAACATTTGTACAAGTTTTTATAAGATATCTCGGCTTGTCAGAAAAATTTCTGAAGAGTCAATatgtaagtttatatataataaccggtttatatacaattatctttagattaatgcaatttaatttgtgacgTCACGTTTGATTGCTTTTGAttagtatatttttgtattgtttattcttaatttcttattatataagcTCTAAGaaaacgaatttttttaatattttcttttgttttttaaattactgtgCAATACACATTTGAATaactacatatattattgttgcgAATTTTCTTTCAAGATGTATTGTTAAACGcacgaataaatattcttacattaaaaaaaaccgtatttattaaaaaaattttgaagttgTCTCTCTTTGATCatgttttactttaaaatttcaacGAAGTTAAAGAATACGTATATCATATTAACGATACGCGTAGGTAGACAGCTAAAACCGGTTCTTATCTGCATAAGTTCTCATCCGTTGAAAGTTCAACTGTCAGAATGGGAAATCCAATAAGGTAAAACGGTACTTCTCGGAAGAGAATTTAATGGGTTAAAATTTTAGAGGTTCCGTACTTTAGACCCTGTACTTCGTTATTTTACACAGAAATTAGTAATGTCTATCATGCTCTGTTAAATGACTCGGTATCTTTCAGTTCTTCAAATCGAGAAATTATTGTAGCTCTAAGAAATAGGTaaagaattacaataaaaatacactACAGATTCTAACTTTACGGAACACGAAAGTTTCTTGCAGCCTAAATAAAACTATCGCGAGGTATCTTGAATTCGACTGTTCAAAagctattttttcttttcttattagaGTGATTTCTAgcacgaaatattttatgcgcaatgtttatttatgtatttcgtGTATCAACACAAAATACATACACGACTTTACAGATAACTGACACAATTCAAGAATATTTCTTGACGCAGATCTTGTAAATGTACTTAAAatgaatacaaaattaaaaattacgtaaacGGATCGTGATATATTCGCGATCACGTGACAGTGAAAGgagtttttttagataaacgCAGTTCGGATTTgggaaactataaaataaaaaagtaatcaataattatataaagattataaataatgaaaaaattctctataatatataaatgttataagtatatataatataaatttccatttctataattaaaaattaaatatttgatgaaGAAACCGATAATGTACAAACAGAATTAACAAAAAGGAATAACGATTGAtttattttcactgatttagTTCTGTTCCATTTTTGAGATGCCAAATAGAAAATGAGagtttataatttcaatttattttaaatttaagtatacttaaaatataattttatactattcCTGTAGACATTAGCTGTctgcaatttaaataattctttttgtctGTCTATGACCTTTACTTtggaaaaaatctatttttttttttttttttagtaattagaatactttagtttgataaaaacattttttctctt
This genomic stretch from Monomorium pharaonis isolate MP-MQ-018 chromosome 4, ASM1337386v2, whole genome shotgun sequence harbors:
- the LOC105830567 gene encoding uncharacterized protein LOC105830567, with translation MEDIGEKVSKTVPTNRSLLTCTSAASLFLTRLKSRRSSPKQDDNELENGQVQYDSPSSSDSPISLIPSIENYFIVSERTSSEFDRTSLRINEDFIKNVLMAHRIRIGCKSQVWENLELGICETDETNVVYADSETNILLLQASFMGRTNLIHRLCNCGANVNYTEPKYGLTPLHLCAFRNCIDGVKYLIERGASIDTNSKHTAFHYAAFGDAFDVAQYFLQLSFSQLSPYDAEETVLHVAARTNAVRVLTLLAPNNKELDRLDQDGFAAIHHVADGGDKVCLDILLKAGCQVDLLNGKNDTSLHLAAEAGCADNLALLVEANANLQLKNHRGHTALHLAARSHSLECVEILLKGRADPNVEDDEGRTPLHLALGKSLMTDDITELLLKWRADVNKADKYGYTPLHIAASNELSQCVNLLIKYEADLTARTIGGNSALSIVLRKTPMSLDVFERKLNTSLTLNRQGFIAGELELQLDFRPLLQHRRNRQSRSPEIGYLNTFVKEGYKEILEHPLCQSFLHLKWHKIRKYYAASLFFYLVYMLIFTSWVIITLAHNCYNESKGIVDIPSLCKNAPGIYRFIYKHPTILEIQWYSLVTLTVFEAFRKFTVIPNYRSVRQFFTQIENLVDWCVILSVFITSFAYTERTYIWQSHLSAFAVLCGWINLMLMIGQLPMFGAYVAMFTSVQAQVFKLLLVYACLLIGFTASFCVIFPHSKSFSNLYTGLIKVLAMMTGELGFEDIFFAPEKGGNEDVGETSWILLQVSTQFFFVLFLLFVTIVLMNLLIGIAVHDIKGLQKTAGLAKLVRQTKLIHDVEIMDSSILLGFMPSKRFNKCMRWTALFLPSPLRAVLTVRPLNPREKRLPRDVLSAAYKIAKEGDGQNNFAVSRRKTYSQAYYTKDSLRSDVTASRCRGVDEDTLQHDCNKFKEDIAELKELCEKNHTLLRELIKAQDSKINKIDCKYILILVSMCENDRDTLGESAEVKNVEMNGLKIPIILNDGEQHFYSRSFNSRHKRDPLSVRLASTYRSLRCAYTVDDYPQKITIDDATVSKFDNNNQIEIDAGEPPPVDDSLFFDNLECCKNHYINGAKLRSALWSIIDSTETRLLLLHMEKNRVLPNACKNERLRNVAYIWASYRGLLQLLPELENAGVCYDYVEPRTGLNALLAASLGDRVGCVEYLIAKGADVNYESLVSRYTPLHFAALGNSWHTAAMLLDHGAKLNYVCQEVVEPILHSAVRAKAVETVKLLLERGASVVEKNHLGQTPLHVACFVQSIPCVELLSANTPNVNAVDREHRTPLHFTVMSTDSSAELVQLLLKRGALVNAVDRTGFTPLHIAALNEQSRCVDALIWAGADISATTRTGLSALNIILKKIPESLHVFRQRLDASIRLTRPVPHNREFEMRLHFDILFPSGNQCETSFINTFVQEHRKDLLSHPLVMAFLHLKWEKIRKLYLLRILLYAMTVICMTTYVLTALAYKCYNQNETNSSKICGSRRVTSFLFRKPVIEIEWYLALILTCITIPRKIFGFMVYKSAIQYFSNIDNVLDGVVIVSVFVTSFVYTGRTYDWQNYVGAFAILCAWTNLMLMVGQLPAFGTYVAMFTHIQFEFAKLLLAYSGLLIGFTISFCVIFAGEPAFGNPFTGLIKVLAMMAGELDFEGLISQMDDEPTTSSFVFYHPLSQILFTLFIVFVTVILMNLLVGIAVHDIQGLRKHAGLTKLVRQTKMILFTEMVLHNTTIPYAFRKWMSDHKINVENRKRVLVVKPLNPLEKRLPKDIMKAAYEIAQKNIPSSMNDDINLSDHAVWLKHRQTELSDVALQMMFDKLTSMMKVNEDAIKLLRVQLLEMNKLLENIATTLAKEESTSL